The following proteins are co-located in the Pleurocapsa minor HA4230-MV1 genome:
- a CDS encoding DUF29 domain-containing protein, producing MTDIKELHDRDFNLWVEATKKAIAFQIFPDRQLRQTNYPSPYFQNLVQRSLESYLERLIAHILKLQYWDAERERNYKHWKVEVINFRQRLKRLLKQNPSFNRLLAEIYPEIFQNAVNAWRVEFEIPADTCFIELEQMLKDDFFGFC from the coding sequence ATGACTGATATTAAAGAATTACACGATCGAGACTTCAACCTTTGGGTGGAAGCTACCAAAAAAGCGATCGCTTTTCAGATTTTCCCAGATCGTCAACTTCGTCAAACAAATTATCCCAGTCCATATTTTCAAAATCTCGTTCAGCGATCGCTTGAGAGTTATTTGGAGCGATTAATAGCTCATATCTTGAAGTTACAGTACTGGGATGCAGAAAGGGAAAGAAATTACAAGCATTGGAAAGTGGAAGTAATTAATTTTCGCCAGCGACTCAAGCGACTACTAAAACAAAATCCTAGTTTTAATCGCCTATTAGCTGAAATCTATCCAGAAATTTTCCAAAATGCTGTTAATGCTTGGCGGGTTGAGTTTGAAATCCCTGCAGATACTTGTTTTATTGAACTTGAACAAATGTTGAAAGATGATTTTTTTGGCTTTTGTTGA